The following coding sequences are from one Shewanella violacea DSS12 window:
- a CDS encoding glycogen synthase has product MKRVLMLAAENGSIPRAKVGGVADVIRDLPAALAQQDVIADVIMPSYGFLAGSVNATKLAEFNVSFNGSCKSVSLLSIPHPEVEAAVIYFIETQGGESNGESNGKTQEIYSQGCDERPFAEDANKFALFCLSVATAIKDNLLPMPELIHLHDWHSAMFALLSQFDENFKKLSAIPCVYTIHNLAIQGIRPLRYDSSSLSAWFPDLLEKLSPEQLETVIDPRYPQCINPMRVGINLCAKVHLVSPTYADEVLKPSDHDAGFFGGEGLEADLLRKQDSGALVGILNACVYDDLADATGVKESDKASVRDKLRDKGISGASAKKIASIQEAGNKQDQYRLGKNDTWLGLLELMESALMGWQGDKQWVASCDLIALTRISGLLRRAWLSKGVHLSRLQSVDKQLTYPQTEPSMLVTSVGRLTDQKVLILRQRVLLANGQRVSVLESILQALALEHPEGIFIMLGSGDAKIASDFSAIASRYANFIFLNGYDEAVSDALYLNGDLFMMPSSFEPCGISQMLAMKAGQICLVHGVGGLRDTVADNETGYLFFGDSLAGKAENLLGRFADVLGEYNSDKWLNMEVLASEQRFDWARSALRYKQDLYGFS; this is encoded by the coding sequence TTGAAACGAGTATTGATGTTAGCCGCCGAAAATGGCTCTATACCTAGAGCTAAAGTGGGAGGTGTGGCGGATGTTATTCGCGACCTCCCCGCCGCTTTAGCTCAGCAAGATGTGATTGCCGATGTGATTATGCCAAGTTATGGTTTTCTCGCAGGCTCGGTTAACGCCACTAAACTGGCTGAATTTAATGTCAGTTTTAACGGTAGCTGCAAGAGTGTTTCTCTGTTGAGCATTCCTCACCCTGAAGTCGAGGCCGCGGTGATCTACTTCATAGAGACTCAGGGCGGAGAGTCGAATGGAGAGTCGAATGGGAAAACCCAGGAGATCTATAGCCAAGGTTGTGACGAGCGGCCCTTCGCCGAGGATGCCAACAAGTTTGCTCTGTTTTGTCTGAGTGTTGCAACGGCGATCAAGGATAACTTGTTGCCTATGCCAGAGCTGATACATCTCCATGACTGGCACAGCGCCATGTTTGCTCTCTTGAGTCAGTTTGATGAAAACTTTAAAAAACTATCGGCCATTCCCTGTGTCTATACCATACACAATCTGGCCATACAGGGCATACGCCCACTCAGATATGACTCCTCTTCCCTGAGTGCCTGGTTTCCGGATTTACTGGAAAAGTTATCCCCTGAGCAGCTAGAAACTGTGATAGATCCTCGCTATCCCCAGTGCATCAATCCCATGAGAGTGGGGATTAATCTGTGCGCTAAGGTACATTTGGTATCACCTACCTATGCCGATGAAGTATTGAAACCCTCAGATCATGATGCCGGTTTCTTTGGCGGTGAAGGCTTGGAGGCAGATTTGCTGCGTAAACAAGACTCAGGTGCCCTGGTGGGGATATTAAACGCCTGTGTCTACGATGATCTTGCCGATGCTACAGGTGTTAAGGAGAGCGATAAAGCCAGTGTCAGAGATAAGCTTAGAGATAAGGGGATTAGTGGTGCATCTGCTAAGAAGATAGCGAGCATTCAGGAGGCTGGCAATAAACAAGATCAATACAGGCTTGGGAAAAATGATACCTGGCTCGGGCTGTTGGAACTGATGGAGTCAGCGCTCATGGGCTGGCAGGGAGATAAGCAGTGGGTTGCCAGTTGTGATCTGATAGCCCTGACGCGAATTTCAGGACTCTTGAGGCGCGCCTGGCTGTCAAAAGGTGTGCATTTATCAAGACTGCAGTCAGTAGACAAGCAGTTAACATATCCTCAGACTGAGCCAAGCATGCTAGTCACTTCAGTGGGTAGGCTGACGGATCAGAAGGTGCTTATTTTGCGCCAGAGAGTCTTGCTGGCTAATGGCCAGCGAGTCTCAGTGTTAGAGTCAATATTACAGGCTCTAGCTTTGGAGCATCCAGAGGGGATATTCATCATGTTAGGCAGCGGAGACGCTAAAATAGCCAGTGATTTTAGTGCTATAGCTTCCAGGTACGCTAATTTCATATTCCTCAATGGCTATGATGAGGCTGTATCCGATGCCCTGTATCTAAATGGCGATCTCTTTATGATGCCAAGCTCTTTTGAGCCTTGTGGAATAAGTCAGATGTTGGCGATGAAGGCGGGGCAAATTTGCCTGGTTCATGGAGTGGGGGGCTTGCGAGATACTGTGGCCGACAATGAGACCGGTTATTTGTTTTTTGGTGATAGTCTTGCTGGAAAAGCTGAGAATCTATTGGGGCGTTTTGCCGATGTTCTCGGGGAATATAACAGTGACAAGTGGCTAAATATGGAAGTATTAGCCAGTGAACAGAGGTTCGACTGGGCAAGATCAGCGCTAAGGTATAAGCAAGACCTCTATGGTTTTTCTTAA
- a CDS encoding glycogen/starch/alpha-glucan phosphorylase gives MSVSTPKRQGVSKAKPSDKPLKDDVKFQQNCEPSDSLSASLSRYMNNGLGQEEYAQHDLFHALASSVKELMLDKWRQTRAKDCQYQTKQVAYLSLEFLMGRALGNALLNLQLTDESREALSQYAVDLESLESLEQDAGLGNGGLGRLAACFLDSCASLDIAVTGYGIRYEYGMFAQRIVDGYQVEGPDRWLKDGNPWEVRVPNHNVTVPFFGHTESYIDKQGRRHVTWVDTQDVKAVAYDMPIPGYRNGRINTLRLWKSEATDDFDLTEFNQGDYTEAVARKNLAEQITMVLYPNDASENGKELRLRQQYFLSSASLQDLLNNWVKQNGTDFSDFAKANVMQLNDTHPSVAVPELMRLLVDHYALEWDQAWKITTNIMAYTNHTLLPEALERWPVRMFEQMLPRVLEIIYEINGRYLEDVAHHWPGDGDMLAKMSIIEEGSEPHVRMAYLAIVASFSVNGVAGLHTQLLTSGLFKDFYELWPEKFNNKTNGVTPRRWLAHCNPRLAALLTKRLGDQWVGDLQHLHSLSAFTEDKALINEWREVKLANKRELSLMIAKECGVEFNPEMMFDVQVKRIHEYKRQLLNILHVIHLYHEILQGNTDGLVPRCVLIGGKAAPGYSMAKLLIKLASNVAHMVNSDPQITPYLRFAFLPNYNVTAMEKICPATDLSQQISTAGKEASGTGNMKFMMNGALTIGTLDGANIEMLEEVGEENFFLFGLNANQVHSLQEDYQASQFINDSPALKQVMKLLESGHFNLLEPGIFDPIIESIKSPSDPWMTAADFESYRQAQLRAASAYQDPENWTKMSIRNTACSGRFSSDVTIAAYRDEIWKA, from the coding sequence ATGAGTGTTAGTACCCCTAAGCGCCAAGGAGTATCCAAAGCTAAGCCATCGGATAAGCCACTTAAGGATGACGTTAAATTCCAGCAGAATTGCGAACCTAGTGATTCATTGTCGGCTTCCTTGAGTCGTTATATGAATAATGGTCTGGGCCAGGAAGAGTATGCTCAGCACGATCTATTTCATGCCCTAGCAAGTAGCGTGAAAGAGCTGATGCTGGATAAATGGCGTCAGACCCGAGCTAAAGACTGCCAATATCAGACTAAGCAGGTCGCCTATCTGTCCCTAGAGTTCTTGATGGGACGCGCACTGGGCAATGCCTTGCTGAATCTGCAATTGACCGACGAGAGTCGCGAAGCCTTGAGTCAATATGCGGTGGATTTAGAGTCGCTGGAAAGTTTAGAGCAGGATGCTGGCCTCGGAAATGGAGGCCTAGGGCGACTCGCAGCCTGTTTTCTCGATAGCTGTGCCAGCTTAGATATCGCGGTGACAGGCTATGGGATCCGTTATGAGTACGGCATGTTTGCCCAGAGAATTGTCGATGGCTATCAGGTAGAGGGGCCAGACCGCTGGCTTAAAGATGGTAATCCTTGGGAGGTCAGGGTGCCCAATCATAATGTCACAGTGCCCTTCTTTGGCCATACAGAAAGCTATATCGATAAACAGGGCAGACGGCACGTCACTTGGGTGGATACACAAGATGTAAAGGCGGTTGCCTATGATATGCCGATACCTGGTTACCGCAATGGCCGTATTAATACCCTGAGATTGTGGAAGTCTGAAGCCACAGATGATTTTGATTTAACTGAGTTTAATCAGGGAGACTATACCGAAGCCGTTGCCAGAAAAAACCTGGCAGAACAGATCACTATGGTGCTCTATCCCAACGATGCCAGTGAGAACGGCAAGGAGCTTAGGCTAAGGCAGCAATACTTCTTGTCTTCGGCGAGTCTGCAAGACCTGCTTAATAACTGGGTAAAGCAAAATGGCACCGATTTTAGCGATTTCGCTAAAGCCAATGTTATGCAGCTTAATGACACTCATCCTAGTGTGGCTGTACCTGAGTTGATGCGTTTGCTGGTGGACCATTACGCGCTGGAATGGGATCAAGCCTGGAAAATAACCACTAACATCATGGCCTATACCAATCATACTTTGTTACCCGAGGCGTTAGAGCGTTGGCCTGTGCGCATGTTTGAGCAGATGCTCCCCAGAGTGCTAGAGATCATCTATGAGATCAATGGGCGATATCTGGAAGATGTGGCCCACCACTGGCCAGGTGATGGTGACATGTTGGCCAAGATGTCGATCATCGAAGAGGGCAGTGAACCCCATGTACGTATGGCCTATCTGGCCATTGTTGCTAGCTTTTCGGTCAATGGCGTCGCAGGTTTGCATACTCAATTACTGACATCGGGTTTATTTAAAGACTTCTATGAGCTTTGGCCAGAAAAATTTAATAACAAGACCAATGGCGTAACCCCTAGACGTTGGTTGGCACACTGTAACCCTAGACTGGCGGCTCTACTGACAAAACGCTTGGGAGACCAGTGGGTTGGGGACCTGCAGCACTTACATTCCCTGAGTGCTTTCACCGAAGATAAGGCGCTGATTAATGAGTGGCGTGAGGTTAAGCTGGCTAATAAGCGTGAACTCAGCTTGATGATAGCCAAAGAATGCGGCGTCGAATTTAACCCTGAAATGATGTTCGATGTGCAGGTTAAGCGCATTCATGAATATAAGCGTCAGCTGCTCAACATACTCCATGTCATCCACCTATACCATGAGATCCTCCAAGGTAATACAGATGGGTTAGTTCCCAGGTGCGTCTTGATTGGTGGTAAAGCTGCGCCGGGTTACTCCATGGCTAAACTGTTAATCAAGCTTGCCAGCAATGTCGCCCATATGGTCAATTCTGATCCTCAAATCACGCCTTATCTCAGGTTTGCCTTCTTACCAAATTACAATGTCACAGCAATGGAAAAAATCTGTCCGGCAACCGATTTGTCTCAACAAATCTCCACAGCAGGTAAAGAAGCGTCGGGTACGGGCAATATGAAATTTATGATGAATGGTGCACTGACTATCGGCACCTTAGACGGTGCCAATATTGAGATGCTCGAAGAGGTGGGTGAGGAGAACTTCTTCCTGTTTGGTTTAAATGCCAACCAAGTCCATTCACTGCAAGAAGATTACCAAGCAAGCCAATTTATTAACGATTCTCCAGCGCTAAAACAAGTGATGAAACTGCTGGAAAGTGGCCACTTTAATCTACTGGAACCCGGTATTTTCGACCCCATCATAGAAAGTATCAAGTCGCCATCAGATCCTTGGATGACGGCGGCGGATTTTGAATCCTATCGACAAGCTCAACTGCGAGCCGCTAGCGCCTATCAAGACCCCGAGAATTGGACAAAAATGAGTATTCGCAATACAGCATGCAGTGGCCGTTTCTCGAGTGATGTAACCATAGCAGCATACCGGGATGAAATATGGAAAGCTTAA
- the glgC gene encoding glucose-1-phosphate adenylyltransferase, with the protein MPNSSPRYISNITRDTYAIILAGGRGSRLHELTAWRAKPSLYFGGKFRIIDFPLSNCINSGIRRVGVVTQYKSHSLIRHIMRGWGHFKKELGESVEILPASQRFSESWYQGTADAVFQNMDIIRQEMPKYVMILSGDHVYRMDYAGILAAHAESGADMTVSCFEVPVAEAAGAFGVVQVDENQRILGFEEKPEVPKHLPDNPETCLASMGNYVFNTEFLFEQLKKDAKNESSERDFGKDIIPAIIQEHNVFAYPFCSDFNDQKAYWRDVGSLDSFWQANMELLTPTPPLNLYDAKWPIWTYQEQLPPAKFVFDDDDRRGMTLDSIVSGGCIISGATVRRSVLFNEVRVCSYSLVEGAVILPDVVVQRHCKIKNAILDRGCIIPEGTVIGYDHDHDRKRGFRVSEKGVVLVTRDMLGLPVGYE; encoded by the coding sequence ATGCCTAATTCGAGTCCACGTTATATCAGTAATATAACCCGTGATACCTATGCAATTATCTTAGCCGGGGGCCGAGGTTCCCGTCTACATGAGCTAACAGCGTGGCGCGCGAAACCTTCGCTCTATTTCGGAGGTAAGTTTAGGATTATCGATTTTCCCCTATCAAACTGTATCAACTCAGGGATCCGCCGTGTGGGCGTGGTGACTCAATATAAATCTCATTCGCTGATTCGTCATATCATGCGAGGCTGGGGACACTTTAAGAAGGAGCTTGGCGAGTCGGTGGAGATCTTACCTGCATCTCAGCGCTTCTCGGAGAGCTGGTATCAAGGCACGGCCGATGCAGTGTTTCAAAATATGGATATTATTCGTCAAGAGATGCCTAAATACGTGATGATTTTATCTGGGGATCATGTCTATCGTATGGATTATGCCGGAATACTCGCCGCCCATGCCGAGTCTGGGGCGGACATGACAGTTTCCTGTTTCGAGGTGCCGGTAGCCGAGGCCGCTGGTGCCTTTGGTGTGGTTCAGGTCGATGAGAACCAGCGCATTTTAGGCTTCGAAGAGAAGCCTGAAGTGCCTAAACATCTGCCCGATAATCCGGAAACTTGTTTAGCCTCCATGGGCAATTATGTTTTTAACACTGAGTTTCTGTTTGAGCAGCTAAAAAAAGATGCCAAGAATGAAAGCTCTGAGCGAGATTTTGGTAAAGATATTATCCCTGCGATTATTCAAGAGCATAATGTTTTTGCCTATCCATTTTGCAGTGATTTTAATGACCAAAAAGCTTATTGGCGTGATGTAGGGTCTCTGGATTCATTTTGGCAGGCCAATATGGAACTGTTGACGCCGACACCGCCGTTAAATCTATACGATGCCAAGTGGCCTATCTGGACCTATCAGGAGCAACTTCCGCCGGCAAAGTTTGTCTTCGATGATGATGATAGGCGAGGCATGACCTTAGATTCTATCGTGTCTGGTGGCTGCATCATCTCAGGGGCGACGGTGCGCCGCAGTGTATTGTTTAATGAGGTGCGAGTCTGCTCTTATTCACTGGTCGAAGGCGCGGTGATTCTGCCCGATGTGGTGGTGCAGCGACATTGTAAGATTAAGAATGCCATCCTAGATCGTGGTTGCATCATTCCCGAGGGGACTGTAATTGGCTATGACCATGATCACGATAGAAAAAGAGGCTTTAGGGTCTCGGAAAAGGGTGTGGTGTTAGTGACAAGAGACATGTTGGGCCTGCCCGTAGGTTATGAGTGA